The genomic region TTAGCAGCAGCAGTTATCGCAGCAGCACCATTTGCAGCATTTGCAGGAACAGCTTCAGATGATTTTACAATCACAGCAACAGTAGACCCTTACTGTGAGATTGAAAACGGAGCATCTGATATCTCAGTTTCTTACAACCCATTTGATACTTCTGACGTAACGGCCTCTACAACAACAGAGTTTAACTGTGTAAAGAACACAGGCTACACAATTAGTGTAAACGCTCCATCTGCTTTAACAGGAAGCACTTACGGTGAATCATTAAACGTTTCAGTATCTCCAACTTCTGGTTCTGGAACTGATACAGATGGTCTTGGAGGAACAGAACAGTTTACAATGAATATTACTATACCTGCAGGACAGGATGTGGCTACAGACACTTACTCAGGAACAGTTACTGTAGATATAAACTACTAATAATTGTCAGGGAGGGTATCCTCCCTTATTTTTATTTTGTATGAGGTGAGAAAAGATGAAAATACTAAAAGGGGTTTTGGGTGCTGTACTGGTAGGTGCTGTTATTGCAACTTCAGCGACAGCTTCATCAGCTACCGATGACTATGATATCAATGTTACTGTCGACCCTTACTGTGAAATATACTCACTTACAGATATTACACTGAGTTACAATCCTTTTAATCCTGCAGTTTCAAATACATTTGCCAACTTTTCCTTTGCATGTGTTAAAGGAACGACCTTTACAATCTCTGCTACAAGTGCCAACGGAGGAGAGCTTGTGTCAGATACAACTTCTGACACTTTACCTTACACGCTTGCAGCATCGGTAGTTTATCCTTCTGTATCTGCTTCTGAAGGAAATATATTAAACAACTCACTTACCATGACAGCACCTACAAAAAATCCACCTACAGCAGCAATAAGAATAGTTAATATACCGTTTAACCAGAATATAGCGCCTGGAACTTACACAGATACAGTAACGCTGAATATAACCTATTAAAACTGAAGGGAGGAGAGAAAAAAAGAAATGAAAAACAGATTATACGGCCTGTTAATACTTTTCTCTCTCCTCTCTTTTTATTCGGTATCTTTTTCTGTTGATTTTTCCATACAGCCTATAAGACTGTATGTATCTCCGAAGAAAAACACTGCAGTTTTTGAGATAACGAATCTTACAGATAAGAAGACGATACGCGTAGAAACAGAAATAAAAAAATGGGATCAGGATGAAAACGGCAAATTTATATTAGAAGACACGGAAGATGCCATTGTAGTTCCTCCATATATAGAACTTGCACCAAAACAAAGACAGCTTATAAAGCTGGCATACTTAGGCTCCTTTGATGGCAACGTCCAGAAAGCATACAGACTGTTTGTAAAACAAATTCCTGACGAGATAGAGGTAGAGAAAAATCCAAAAAAGATCAAAACAGCTATACAGATTGTTATAAATATAAGTGTACCTGTTTTTGTTAACCCTCCAAACACAGAACTAAAATACAATTTATCTTTTATCCCTTTAGAAGTAAGTAAAGAAAAGATAGTTCTGCAGGTAAAAAATAGCGGAAATGCATTTGCCAGAATCATTAGAGCTACCCTTTACAAAGGAGATAAAAAAATCTACAGTAACGATTATGCCTTCTACATCCTCCCTGAAAAGAATGTAAAGTTTGTAATAAAAAATATGCAACAGGAAGATAAAAAGATAAAAGTTTCTACATTTAATGAACTACCTGACAAAATTGTGATTACATTAGAAGATGGCAAAGAATATACTGTTAATCTTTAGCTTACTGCTTTTAATAGGAAATTCCTTTGGATATACACCAAAGAATAAAAAGGATAATTACAGACTCTTTATTTTAGGAATTTATATTAATAATATATACATAGGAGACAGCATAGTTTACCTCAAAAAAAAAATCTTTATATCAAAAAATCTGAGTTAGATAGAGTCGGTATTAAAAAAATTCCTGAAGAATTTGAAAAACTGATAAAAAATCAGGTTTATGTCTGTGTATCCTGCATAAAAGGAATAAAAACAGACATTAACTACAGTCTGCTAACAGCTAATATCACCGTTCCTCCCGAATATTTTGTTGAAAAAAAGATAGAGATGAAAAGAGAAAAGACTAAACCTGTAGAAAGTAAAGGCTGGTTTGTAGGTTATGACACACTTTATTCTAAATACTCAGAAAACCAGCAGATAAGAACATACATTGATTTTAATTACTTTTTTTCAAATAAAGTTCTTTTTACAGATTTTTTACATTACTACTCAGATGAAGAAAATAGACTAATCA from Persephonella hydrogeniphila harbors:
- a CDS encoding spore coat protein U domain-containing protein — encoded protein: MRKLLAAAVIAAAPFAAFAGTASDDFTITATVDPYCEIENGASDISVSYNPFDTSDVTASTTTEFNCVKNTGYTISVNAPSALTGSTYGESLNVSVSPTSGSGTDTDGLGGTEQFTMNITIPAGQDVATDTYSGTVTVDINY
- a CDS encoding spore coat protein U domain-containing protein; the protein is MKILKGVLGAVLVGAVIATSATASSATDDYDINVTVDPYCEIYSLTDITLSYNPFNPAVSNTFANFSFACVKGTTFTISATSANGGELVSDTTSDTLPYTLAASVVYPSVSASEGNILNNSLTMTAPTKNPPTAAIRIVNIPFNQNIAPGTYTDTVTLNITY
- a CDS encoding fimbrial biogenesis chaperone, which translates into the protein MKNRLYGLLILFSLLSFYSVSFSVDFSIQPIRLYVSPKKNTAVFEITNLTDKKTIRVETEIKKWDQDENGKFILEDTEDAIVVPPYIELAPKQRQLIKLAYLGSFDGNVQKAYRLFVKQIPDEIEVEKNPKKIKTAIQIVINISVPVFVNPPNTELKYNLSFIPLEVSKEKIVLQVKNSGNAFARIIRATLYKGDKKIYSNDYAFYILPEKNVKFVIKNMQQEDKKIKVSTFNELPDKIVITLEDGKEYTVNL